In Massilia forsythiae, one DNA window encodes the following:
- a CDS encoding AI-2E family transporter encodes MHDEHSGPVVWTGIIGVTCLLLVLLEHMLWLVLPFIFGTIMYYLLLVPKQRLLRAGFSRDLATMLAFALFFGTLALLTMAAMSWSVTPGGANWYEIVVRYINGGLAFVRNTLALLETKFPPLAEMRLSSMVDKGVKTYTDNFAQRYLAGILVAVAGWLPSLLLAPFLAFFFLRDGLLFKKFLARAVPNAYFERTLYLLRQVDQTARAYFEGLLKLTVLDTIVLGFGLWVIGVPSPLLLGFISAVLAWVPFVGSIVGCLMVVIVAATDAPANPLVAYGAIVVFILARLLDDFVFMPLTLGRSLQMHPLVTVLMIFVGGTLSGVAGLMLVLPLLGVVMVVGETLGRLVTNPRLRARHRYARALRDRQANTDLQV; translated from the coding sequence ATGCACGACGAACATTCGGGACCGGTCGTCTGGACCGGCATCATCGGCGTTACCTGCCTGCTGCTGGTGCTGCTCGAGCACATGCTGTGGCTGGTGCTGCCCTTCATCTTCGGCACCATCATGTACTACCTGCTGCTGGTGCCGAAGCAGCGCCTGCTGCGCGCCGGGTTTTCGCGCGACCTGGCGACCATGCTGGCCTTCGCCCTGTTCTTCGGCACGCTGGCGCTGCTGACCATGGCGGCCATGTCCTGGAGCGTGACGCCCGGCGGCGCCAATTGGTACGAGATCGTCGTGCGCTACATCAACGGCGGCCTGGCCTTCGTGCGCAATACGCTGGCGCTGCTGGAAACCAAGTTCCCGCCGCTGGCCGAGATGCGCCTGAGCTCGATGGTCGACAAGGGCGTCAAGACCTACACCGACAACTTCGCCCAGCGCTACCTGGCCGGCATCCTGGTGGCGGTGGCCGGCTGGCTGCCTTCGCTGCTGCTGGCGCCCTTCCTCGCCTTCTTCTTCCTGCGCGACGGCTTGCTGTTCAAGAAGTTCCTGGCACGCGCCGTGCCGAACGCCTATTTCGAACGCACCCTGTATCTGCTGCGCCAGGTCGACCAGACCGCGCGCGCCTATTTCGAGGGTTTGTTGAAGCTGACGGTGCTCGACACCATCGTGCTGGGCTTCGGCTTGTGGGTGATCGGCGTACCCTCGCCGCTGCTGCTCGGTTTCATTTCGGCGGTGCTGGCCTGGGTGCCCTTCGTCGGCTCGATCGTCGGCTGCCTGATGGTGGTCATCGTGGCCGCCACCGACGCGCCGGCCAATCCGCTGGTGGCCTATGGCGCGATCGTGGTGTTCATCCTGGCGCGCCTGCTGGACGACTTCGTGTTCATGCCGCTGACGCTGGGCCGCAGCCTGCAGATGCATCCGCTGGTGACCGTGCTCATGATCTTCGTCGGCGGCACCCTGTCCGGCGTGGCCGGCCTGATGCTGGTGCTGCCGCTGCTGGGCGTGGTGATGGTGGTCGGCGAGACGCTGGGCCGGCTGGTGACCAATCCGCGCCTGCGCGCGCGCCACCGCTATGCGCGTGCGCTGCGCGACAGGCAGGCGAATACGGATTTGCAGGTGTAA
- a CDS encoding cyclic nucleotide-binding domain-containing protein has translation MKSPTLSPRQRRLQGTSLFSTLKPIEVKFVDGLMHERRYLRDEVIFDEGEEGQALYLVMSGLVQISRGPEGARQLVTELGPGSFFGDLALLDNSPRSAQARALEACEVAVFFRDDFLALMENDPVIGYKISLSLARHIGQRLRFQLDGRAQLEAL, from the coding sequence ATGAAATCGCCGACCCTGTCGCCGCGCCAGCGCCGGCTGCAGGGTACATCGCTGTTCAGTACGCTCAAGCCGATCGAAGTCAAATTCGTCGATGGCCTGATGCACGAGAGGCGCTACCTGCGCGACGAAGTCATCTTCGACGAAGGCGAGGAAGGCCAGGCGCTGTACCTGGTGATGAGCGGGCTGGTACAGATCAGCCGCGGGCCGGAAGGCGCGCGCCAGCTGGTGACCGAGCTGGGGCCGGGCAGCTTTTTCGGCGACCTGGCGCTGCTCGACAATTCGCCGCGCAGCGCCCAGGCGCGCGCGCTGGAAGCCTGCGAGGTGGCGGTGTTCTTCCGCGACGACTTCCTGGCGCTGATGGAAAACGATCCCGTCATCGGGTACAAGATCTCACTGTCGCTGGCACGCCACATCGGCCAGCGCCTGCGCTTCCAGCTCGACGGTCGCGCCCAACTGGAAGCGCTGTAA
- a CDS encoding GGDEF domain-containing protein: MIDILTFMLSLGVGNVTFALLMAGYMRGATPSPSLTVWIWARLFSGLAQVCCWLAPQFGFPLAGKLASFASVVGVALELAAYCLFFGFAHWRRFLYPASVAGMAVVTLALLAGATTEQMVCVVAMIVALFAAGAAAVLLRPQKGASLLQRIIGANDALFALAIWATMGVTRGNVAALGASSLVGFAYMASYLLMIVNGFGFLLMCKQQDDANMQRLATVDCLTGALNRRAFFERAESARMLALRLRKPVALVMLDLDHFKRLNDSFGHACGDQALRMFADTAGAVLRDHDLIGRLGGEEFALALPGTTLDGAFQAAERLRLAVAAAPLPGCSGDYRVTVSIGLVLIEPNEELTAALARADHALYAAKSGGRNRVEVGAAILKCA; the protein is encoded by the coding sequence GTGATCGATATCCTGACATTCATGCTGTCGCTCGGCGTCGGCAATGTCACCTTCGCCCTGCTGATGGCGGGTTACATGCGCGGCGCCACGCCCAGTCCGAGCCTGACGGTATGGATCTGGGCGCGCCTGTTTTCCGGCCTGGCGCAAGTGTGCTGCTGGCTGGCGCCCCAGTTCGGTTTTCCGCTGGCCGGCAAGCTGGCGTCGTTCGCCTCGGTGGTCGGGGTGGCGCTGGAGTTGGCGGCCTATTGCCTGTTCTTCGGCTTCGCGCATTGGCGCCGCTTCCTGTATCCGGCCAGCGTCGCCGGCATGGCCGTGGTGACGCTGGCGTTGCTGGCCGGCGCCACCACCGAGCAGATGGTGTGCGTGGTGGCCATGATCGTCGCCCTGTTCGCTGCGGGTGCGGCGGCCGTGCTGCTGCGGCCGCAAAAGGGCGCATCCCTGCTGCAGCGGATCATCGGCGCCAACGACGCCCTGTTCGCGCTGGCGATCTGGGCCACCATGGGTGTTACCAGGGGCAACGTGGCCGCGCTGGGTGCCAGTTCCCTGGTCGGCTTCGCCTACATGGCCAGCTACCTGCTGATGATCGTCAACGGCTTCGGCTTCCTGTTGATGTGCAAGCAACAGGACGATGCCAACATGCAGCGCCTGGCCACGGTCGATTGCCTGACCGGCGCCCTCAACCGGCGTGCCTTTTTCGAGCGCGCGGAAAGCGCGCGCATGCTGGCGCTGCGCCTGCGCAAGCCGGTCGCGCTGGTCATGCTCGACCTCGACCATTTCAAGCGCTTGAACGACAGCTTCGGACATGCCTGCGGCGACCAGGCGCTGCGCATGTTTGCCGACACTGCCGGCGCGGTGCTGCGCGACCACGACCTGATCGGACGCCTGGGCGGCGAGGAATTCGCGCTGGCGCTGCCCGGCACCACGCTCGACGGCGCCTTCCAGGCCGCCGAGCGCCTGCGCCTCGCAGTCGCCGCGGCGCCGCTGCCCGGCTGCTCCGGGGATTACCGCGTCACGGTCAGCATCGGCCTGGTGCTGATCGAGCCGAACGAGGAATTGACGGCGGCGCTGGCGCGCGCGGATCACGCGCTGTATGCGGCCAAGAGCGGCGGGCGCAACCGGGTCGAGGTGGGGGCGGCGATATTGAAATGCGCTTGA